One genomic region from Gossypium hirsutum isolate 1008001.06 chromosome D13, Gossypium_hirsutum_v2.1, whole genome shotgun sequence encodes:
- the LOC121225161 gene encoding uncharacterized protein yields the protein MCPLRFLLVFLSAVLAGYVTWRTAHSSSNIDDDGGNGNVVSEDSGKIVAIEKQEISSKRMVQNAFWVFVDMASGKYLWRNFKNSE from the exons ATGTGTCCGCTGAGGTTCTTGCTGGTGTTTCTCTCAGCAGTTTTAGCAGGATACGTAACATGGAGGACGGCACATTCGTCATCCAATATTGACGATGATGGCGGCAATGGCAATGTAGTTTCTGAGGATTCTGGGAAGATTGTTGCCATAGAAAAACAAGAAATCAGTTCCAAAAGG ATGGTTCAGAATGCATTCTGGGTATTTGTTGACATGGCTAGTGGGAAGTATTTGTGGAGGAATTTCAAGAATTCAGaatag